The following proteins come from a genomic window of Micromonospora zamorensis:
- a CDS encoding SMP-30/gluconolactonase/LRE family protein, which produces MSSLLLVPLVVAATLVTVGAPATAHPAKPFPARIALPNGFTPEGLTIGRGTTVYVGSILDGAVWRGDLRTGRGSVLIPGTPGTDKAGLKLDPQGRLWTADFSGGGASVYDAGTGAKLAHYQFTDEPGSYVNDLVITARAVYFTDSGRQVLYVVPLGPGGRLPAPTAFRVLQLTGPAATPDVYHNGIVALPDGDLLVAQMLSGQLVRVDPRTGGSRVVDLGGYSVERADGLVLRGRTLYVIRNLTNVIAVVRMNAGYTAGVVQREITGPQLRSPATGDLLGSALYVVNGRFDVESTPSTDYDIVRVPA; this is translated from the coding sequence TTGTCCTCTCTCCTCCTCGTCCCCCTGGTGGTGGCGGCGACCCTGGTCACGGTTGGTGCACCGGCGACCGCTCATCCGGCGAAGCCATTCCCGGCCCGGATCGCCCTGCCGAACGGATTCACCCCCGAAGGGCTGACGATCGGTCGCGGGACGACCGTGTACGTGGGATCTATTTTGGACGGAGCGGTGTGGCGGGGCGACTTACGCACCGGCCGAGGGTCGGTGCTGATCCCCGGCACACCGGGCACCGACAAGGCGGGCCTCAAGCTCGACCCACAGGGCCGACTCTGGACAGCCGACTTCTCCGGAGGCGGCGCCAGCGTGTACGACGCGGGCACCGGCGCCAAGCTGGCCCACTACCAGTTCACCGATGAGCCGGGCAGCTACGTCAACGACCTGGTGATCACGGCCCGGGCGGTCTACTTCACCGACTCGGGCCGGCAGGTCCTGTACGTCGTACCGCTGGGTCCGGGTGGTCGCCTGCCAGCCCCTACCGCGTTCCGGGTCCTCCAGCTCACCGGCCCGGCCGCGACGCCGGACGTCTACCACAACGGGATCGTGGCGCTGCCGGACGGGGATCTGCTGGTCGCGCAGATGCTCAGCGGTCAGCTCGTGCGGGTCGACCCGCGCACCGGCGGCAGCCGCGTCGTCGACCTCGGTGGCTACTCGGTGGAGCGGGCCGACGGGCTGGTGCTGCGAGGGCGCACCCTCTATGTGATCCGCAACCTGACCAACGTCATCGCTGTGGTCCGGATGAACGCCGGCTACACCGCCGGGGTGGTCCAGCGGGAGATCACCGGCCCGCAGCTGCGGTCGCCGGCCACCGGCGACCTGCTCGGCTCGGCGTTGTACGTGGTCAACGGCCGGTTCGACGTGGAGTCGACGCCGAGCACCGACTACGACATCGTCCGCGTGCCAGCCTGA